The Pseudomonas sp. PDM14 genomic interval GCGTCTGCAGGCGGCTCATATATGTTCTTCCTGTTCGTCGTAGTGGTGCATGACGGTTTGCATGTCCTTGTCGCCGCGGCCGGAGAGGTTGACCACCATCAGATGATCCTTGGGCAGGCTCGGTGCGCGCTTGAACACTTCGGCCAGGGCGTGAGAGCTTTCCAGCGCCGGGATGATGCCTTCCAGGCGGCAGCACTGGTGGAAGGCGGCGAGCGCTTCCTTGTCGGTGATCGAGGTGTACTCGACGCGGCCGATGTCGAACAACCAGGCGTGTTCGGGGCCGATGCCGGGGTAATCCAGGCCGGCGGAAATCGAGTGGGCGTCGGTGATCTGACCGTCGTCGTCCTGCAGCAGGTAGGTGCGGTTGCCGTGCAGCACGCCGGGGACGCCGCCGTTCAGGCTGGCCGCATGCTGGCCGGTCTCGACGCCGTGGCCGGCGGCTTCCACACCGATGATCTGCACGCTGGCGTCATCGAGGAACGGGTGGAACAGGCCCATGGCGTTGGAACCGCCGCCGATGCAGGCGACCAGCGAGTCCGGCAGGCGGCCTTCCTGGGCCTGCATCTGGTCGCGGGTTTCGCTGCCGATCACCGCCTGGAAGTCGCGCACCATCGCCGGGTACGGGTGCGGGCCGGCCACGGTGCCGATGATGTAGAAGGTGTCGTGGACGTTGGTCACCCAGTCGCGCAGGGCTTCGTTCATCGCGTCCTTGAGGGTGCCGGTGCCGGCGGTGACCGGAATCACCTTGGCGCCCAGCAGCTTCATGCGGAACACGTTGGCCTGCTGCCGATCGATGTCGGTGGTGCCCATGAAGATCACGCATTCCATGCCGAAACGCGCGGCCACGGTGGCGGTGGCCACGCCGTGCATGCCGGCGCCGGTCTCGGCGATGATGCGTTTCTTGCCCATGCGCTTGGCCAGGAGGATCTGGCCAATGCAGTTGTTGATCTTGTGCGCGCCGGTGTGGTTCAGCTCTTCGCGCTTGAGGTAGATCTTCGCCCCGCCGCAGTGCTCGGTCAGGCGCTCGGCGAAGTACAGCGGGCTCGGCCGGCCGACGTAGTCGCGCTGGAAGTAGGCCAGTTCCCTGGCGAATTCCGGGTCGGCCTTGGCCTTCTCGTATTCGGCGGCCAGGTCGTGGATCAGCGGCATCAGGGTTTCGGCAACGTACTGGCCGCCAAACGAGCCGAACAGGCCGTTGGCGTCAGGGCCGTTGCGGTAGGAATTCTGTGAACCAGGCATGGCAGGCATCCGTGGGGTAGTCAGACAATGGCGCCAGTTTACGGCGGCAAGGCGGGATGAAAAACCGATTATTGCGCGCGTAACTGTGAGTTTTGATCAATAATCAAATGATCTGGCGGACAAGGAGTGTACCGATGCGCATGGGCTGGTTGTGGATTTTTCCGGGTATTGGTGCCTTGATGCTGGCGCTGGCCATTGGTCTACTGCTGCTTCGCCTGGAGGCGCAGACGGTGATGGTCGCCGGGCAGGGTACGGTGGTGGATGTCAGCGGTGGCTGCCCTACCATTGAGTTTTCCACCGAGCGCGGCGAGGCCGTGCAATTCCGTGCCGGGGTCTGCAGCAACCCGCCGAGCTTCGATGTGGGTGAGTCGGTGGCGGTGCTCTACGAGCCGCTCAAGCCGGACCAGGCGCACCTCGACACGTTCATGGAGAACTGGTTTGCCAGCCTGGTGGTCGGTGGTATTGGCAGCGTGTTCCTGCTTCTCGGTTCGCTGTTCGTGCTGCCGCCGCTGCTGGCGCGTCGACGGGCCGCCGAGCTGCGTGTGAGCGGCACGCCGGTGTATGCCGAGCTGATGGAAGTGGCGCGCAACGAGGCGCTCAGCGTCAACGGCCGGCATCCTTGGAAGATCGTCGCGCAGTGGCATAACCCGGCGACGCAGAAGGTCCACCTGTTCTCCAGCGAGAACCTCTGGTTCGACCCCAGCCCTTACCTCAAGGATAAGCAGATGCGCGTACTGATTGACCCGCAAAAACCCAAGCGCTACAGCATGGATGTCAGCTTCCTGCCGCAGCTGGCCGACTGAGCATGAGCCAGGAGCTGCCCTCGCTCAATGCCCTGCACGCCTTCGAGGCGGCTGCGCGGTTGCTCAGCGTCAGCCGCGCGGCGGACGAGCTGCACGTCACCCACGGCGCGGTGAGCCGGCAGATCCGTGCGCTGGAGGAGCAGCTTGGCGTGGTGCTGTTCGTCAAGGATGGCCGCGGCCTCAAGCTCACCGACGCCGGTGTGCGCCTGCGCGATGCCGCCGGCGATGCCTTCGGCCGTCTGCGTGAGGTGTGCAGCGAGCTGAAACGGCAGACCCACGACGCGCCCTTCGTGCTGGCCTGCCCCGGCAGCCTGCTGGCGCGCTGGTTCATTCCGCGTCTGGACCGCCTCAACCGCGACCTGCCGGAGCTGCGCCTGCAGCTGTCCGCCAGCGAAGGCGAACTCGACCCACGGCGCCCCGGCGTGGACGCCACCCTGCTGTTCGCCGAGCCGCCGTGGCCGGCCGACATGCAGGTCTACGAACTTTCGGCCGAACGCATCGGCGCGGTGCTCAGCCCGCGCTATGCCCGGCATGCCGAATTGGCTGGGGCACCGGCCAGCGCGCTGCTCGGCGAACCGTTGCTGCACACCGTGTCGCGCCCGCAGGCCTGGCCGCAGTGGGCGGCAGCGTATGGCTTGCAGGTGGACAAGCTGCAGCAGGGGCAGGGCTTCGAGCATTTGTATTTCCTCCTCGAAGCGGCGGCTGCCGGCCTCGGCGTGGCCATCGCGCCGCAGCAGCTGGTGGTCGATGACCTGTCGGCCGGGCGCCTGGTTGCGCCCTGGGGCTTCGCCGAAACCTCGGCCCGCCTGGCGCTGTGGGTGCCGGCGCGGCGCCTGGATCGCCGTGCCGAACGCCTGGCCGAATGGCTGCGCAACGAGCTGAGCTAGAACGCTGCGGCCCAGCATTCTGCCGAGCTTCAGGAAGGCTTATGTGTCGTCGTAGGGTGGGCTTCGTGTCAGGCGCAGCTTTCGTGTGGCTTGTACGGACGCGGAGCGTCCTGAAATGCGTTCCCACGCGGAGCGTGGGAACGATCAGATCAGAAGTCGCCGCGCAGGGTCGGCATGTAGCTGCGTGGGGCGCCGAAGATGCTGCCGCGATCCTGGGCTGATACCGGCGGGAGTAACGGTGATCAGGTTTTCCCCTGTGCCTCAGAAGTCGTAGCGCAGGTCCAGCATGGCGTTGCGCGGCGCGCCGTAGTGGCCATAGCTCCCGGCCATACCGGCGTAGTACTTCTTGTCGAAAAGGTTGTTGATGTTCAACGTCGAGGTGAGGTGCTCGTTGATCTGGTAGCGGGCCATAAGGCCGGCGACGGCATAGTCGTCATCCTTCACCTTGGCGTTGTTGTAGCGGGAGAAGGTCAGCGATTTGCCAGAGTTCCAGTTGACGCCCCCGCCTACCGTCAGTTTTTCCCAATCCCCAGGAAGGCGATAGGTACTCCAGAGCCGGAAGGTGTCCATGGGTAATTGGGTGGTCAGGCGCTCTCCATCAGCGTTCTCAGTTCGGGTATGGGCGTAACCAGTCTGAACGTTCCAGCCCGGAGTGACCTCGCCTGCAATTTCGAGATCAAGGCCTTTGGTTTTAGCGCCGTCGACTGCTCGTGAGGCAGCGGCTCCAGTGGGTGTCGTTTGGCCCGGATCCAGCTCTGCAAAGTTGTCCCGCTCTACCCTGAACATGGCGGCATTGGCATTCAGGCGACCATTGAAGAATTCGCCTTTCCAGCCCAGTTCGTAGTTCTTGCCGACCACTGGATCGAGCACTTGGCCGTCCTTGTCCATGGCCGTTTGCGGCTTGAAGATGTCGGTGTAGCTGATATAGACGGACTGCTCAGGCGTCAGGTCGTAGACCAAGCCCGCGTAGGGGGTTACTTCACCGCTCGCGCGCATCTTGCTAGGGGTATGAGTTTTGGCTATCAGCGAGGTGAGGCTGGAGTCATAGCTGTAGTTCGAGGCCCGCGCGCCCAACAGCAGATGCAGCTCATCCGTGAGGTTGAAACGGTTGGCTATGTAATAGCCGCTTTGGCGGGTCTTGATATCGAATATCAAGGATGGTGTATAGGCTCCCCGGGCCAGTTGGTTGTCCCACGTGTAGAAGTTGAAACTTGCTATGCCGCCTGACAGGGAGTCGTGGTTGTTTTCGTATTCCGCGTAGCTGTAACCAAAGACAAGCTCGTGGGCGCGACCTAGCAGCTCGTAGGTGCCCTGCAGGTTCACGTCCGCCCCTTTCTGCACCTGGTGAGCCGAGATTTTCGCGCGCTCGGCGCTGGCCGCTCCGGTCGCCTGGTTCAGGTAGCTGAAGCCCGATGTGCTGCGGTACCAACCCAGGTCGGCATCACGATCAACATCCATGTAATTGGTAGCGACTTTGAGCGTCCAGTCATTACCCAGCTGCTGCTCCAGAGCGAAGGAGTAGTTCAGTGTTTCGAAGTCGTCGTACATCCAGCGCGCACCGGAGCTGGTGGATCGCGAAAAATCAGTTTGCTGACCATTTGTGTACAGCAGAGGAACACCAGCGGAGCCGGTCGATTTGTATTTCTGGTAGTCGATGCCAAAGCGCACAAGGGTGGTGTCGGTCAGGTCGGTTTCGATGACCCCGTAGGCAAGTTCGCGTTTCTGCCCGTACCAGTCCATGAAGCTCTGATTGTCCTGTTTGGCAGCGACCAGGCGACCGCGTACATCGCCGCTTTCGGTCAGCGGGCCAGAGACATCCGCTTCGCTGCGGTAGTTGTCCCACGAGCCAACGCTGCCTTGGATATAGGACTTGAATTCACGAGTGGGCTTCTTGCGGATCAGGTTGATCACACCGCCTGGCTCACCGGCTCCGGTCATCAATCCGGTGGCACCGCGGATAATTTCGACCCGGTCATACAGAACCATGTCCAGCAGGGTACTGGGCATGTTGCGCGTTTGGTTTTCTTGGCTGGTAGTGACGCCATCGAACTGGTACGTGTCGATGGCGCTGCCGCGGGAATAGATGTTGAAGCGCTCACCGCCATCTTGGGACATGGTGATGCCCGGGGTCTGGTTCAACACATCGGTCACACTGGCCAAGTGCTGATCGTCCATGCGCTGACGTGTCACGACGCTTATCGTCTGTGGTGTCTCACGGATCGACAGGTTCATCTTGGTGGCAGTGTTGGTAACGCCTGTGGTGTACGAACCAGTGCCCTCGGTCGTCGCGCCCAGGCCGGCCGCGTTGACGCTGGTGGCGCCCAGCTCCAGTGCGCTGCCGCCTTGCGGCTTGATCAGCACGTAACGTTTCTCCCCCGCCTGCTGCACCTGCAGCCCGCTGCCTTGCAACAGCCGGGCAAACCCTTGCTCCAGCTCGAAGCTGCCCTGCAGGCCGGGCGATTGCAGGCCGGCGGTCTCCTCGCTGCTGAAGCTTATGGTCACGCCGCTGGCGGCGGCGAACTGGCTGATCGCCGCGGCCAGGCTGCCGGCAGGAATGCTGTAGGCCAGCGGTTCGGCCCAGGCCGCGCTGGTGGCGAGAGCCGAGCCGCAGAGGCTCAGGGCCAGAGCGGCGTGACGGATGCTGCGGGCGAGCGGGGAAGGTCGGGTGGACATCAAGGGGCTCCTGTTGGGTTGGCATGGGCGTCGTCTGATGCGCGCGTGCAGGTGGAGCCGAAGCAGTGAGAAAAATCTGTTACCCCTGGCGCGAAAAAATCTCGCCGGGCTGAGCGACGAACGATCAGTGGCAGGCCGAGCGGCACGGCTGTGTAGAGTGGGGCAGCGACGCTGAGCGTCGATGCAGCACGCAATACGAATGGGTGTGCGCTGCGTAATCGAGCAGGCGATGTTTCGCCGCGTACGGAGCGTGGATTGCAGAGCGTGATGGTTTCGCGAGCACTTCCGCTAACCGTAGAGGCCACCCTAGGTGTGTTGCCTGGGCTCGATGCGCACCCAGTAGCGGGTCAGGCGGCGCAGCTGGATCGGCAGGGCGTCCTGCAGGCTGGCCAGGGCGGCTTCGCTGTCGTCGAGGTTGAAGGCGCCGGACAGACGCAGCTCGCCGACCTGCTCGGCACAGCCGAGGTAGCCGGGGCGATAGCGCGCGAGTTCGGCGACCACATCGGCCAGGCGCCAGTCCACGCTCACCAGCATGCCGCGGGTCCAGGCCTGGGCATCCGGGGCCATGGGTTGCAGCGCACCGCAGCGGTCGGCGGCAAAGCTCAGGCTCTGCCCGGCATCCACGCGCACCACCTGCTCGGGCGCCAGTTGCGGGCGCACTTGCACGGCATGTTCGCTGACCACCACGCGGCTCAGGCCGGGCTCCTGGCGCACACTGAAGCGGGTGCCGAGGGCGAGGATGCGGCCTTCGGCGGTCTGCACGCTGAGCGGGCGCGCATCCTTGCCGGTGTGGATGAGGACTTCGCCCTGGCGCAGGTGGATCAGGCGCTGCGTCGCGTCGAAGCGAATATCCACCCGCGTGTCGGTGTTGAGGTCGAGGCGGCTGCCATCGGCCAGGGTCAACTGCCGACGCTCGCCAACGCGGGTGGCGTAGTCGGCACTCAGCGGCGATACCCGATAGCCCTGCCAGCCGACGGCACCGGCACCAGCCAGCAGCACGAGCATCTTGATCGCGCTGCGCCGCTGCTGGCGCGCCTGCTCCAGGGTGACGCTGGCCAGCCCGGCAGGTGCACTGCCCAGGCGCTGCTGCAGTTGCTCGATACGCGCCCAGGCTTGCACATGCTGCGGGTCGGCGGCGAGCCAGGTCTGCCACTGGGCGCGCGTGAAGTCGTTGGCACTGCTGTCGTGCAGGCGCACGTACCAGTGCACAGCATCGTTGAGGACGGCCTTCATGCGTCGTCCAGCAGCAGGCAGTGCAGCAGTGCGCGAGCCAAGTGCTTGCGCACGGTGCTGACCGACACGCCGACGCGTTCGGCGGCCTTTTCGTAGCTGAGCCCGTCGAGCTGCACGGCGAGGAAGATCGCCCGTGTGCGCGGGCCCAGGCCGTCGAGCAGGCGGTCGATAGCCATCAGGCTGTCGAGGATCAGCACGCGGGTTTCGGCAGACGGCGCGTACAGCTCGGGACGCGCGGCCAGTGCGTCGAGGTAAGCCTGTTCCAGGCTGCGGCGGCGGTAGAGGTCGATCACCAGGCCGCGGGCGATGGTCGCCAGGTAGTGACGCGGCTCGCGCAGGGAGCCGGCAGTGCGCGCCAGCAGCACGCGAATGAACGTGTCCTGCGCCAGGTCGGCGGCATCGGCAGAGCAGTTCAGGCGCTGGCGCAGCCAGCCACGCAGCCAGCCGTGGTGCTGGCGATAGAGCGCATCCACCTGAGCGTGGGACGTATCGGGGTACAGCGTGGACATCCCGACTCCTGGAGACAAATTCGCGAATAAGAATTTGTCGCAATTCTACGGGTGCGGGTGGTCGGTTGGGAATGCTTGCGAAGGGCGCGGGTGAAAAACCGGCGGGCTTGCTCGTCGCAGGGTGGGTTTTAGCCCACCGATACGGGCTCAGAGTGGTGGGCTGAAGCCCACCCTACGAAGAGATTTTGATGGTTCCCACGCTCTGTGTGGACCCCCGCCGAATGGCGCTCCGCGTCATGCGCGGCAGATGAAGTCCGTGCGGGCAAACCGGACGCGGAGCGCGGGAACGATCGGATCAGAAGTCGCCGCGCAGGGTCAGCATGTAGCTGCGTGGGGCGCCGAACAGGTTGACCCGGTCGGTGCCGTCGGCGGCTACGTAGTACTTGCGGTCGAGCAGGTTTTCGCCAACCAGCGCGACCTGCCAGTTCTGGTCGAGCTTCCACGCCACGCGCGCATCCCAGATCGCCCGCCCGGCGGCGCCGTAGGTGTAGCCATCCCAGGTCTCGTTCTCGTAGCGCGACTGCGCGGAAACACCGGCGCCGACGGTCAGGCGGTTCCAGTCGCCCGGCAGGGTGTAGCTGGTCGACACCCGTGCCAGGTGCTTGGGCGTATCGCTGGAGACCGGGCCGCCACTGCTGCTGCTGCTGCGGGTCATGTTGTAGGTGTAGCCGGCCAGCATCTGCAGGCCCGGCAGCACTTCGCCGCTGACTTCCAGATCGACCCCCTTACTGCGCTGCACGGTGCCGTTGATGTAGCAGGTGTCCCACTCGTCGTTGTCCGGGCACAGTCCGCTGTTGGCGGTATCTTCCGCCATCACGTCTTCCTGCTTCACGTAGAACAGCGCCGCGGAGAGGTTCAGGCGTTTGTCGAACAGCTCGCCCTTGATACCGGTTTCGTAGTTGACGCCGACTGCGGGCTTGAGCGCCGCGCCGCTGACGTCACGGTAGCGGCTCTGCGGCTGGAAGATGTCGGCGTAGCTGGCGTACCAGGACCAGTTCTGGTCGATGTCGTAGATCAGGCCGGCAAATGGCGTGACCTGGCCGGTCTCCTTGGTGACGTAGTCGTCGATGTTGCTGTAGACCTGGCGCTTGTAGTCGAAGTCATAGTCGAACCAGCTGACCCGCGCGCCGAGGATCAGGCTCAGCGGCTCGGACAGGTGCAGGCGGGTGTTGGCGTAGAGGCCGTAGCGCTCGTCCACCAGGTCGGTGATCGAGGTCCAGGCCGGGCGCGCCGGTCTGGCGAAGGCGTGGTGGTTGACGTCGAACACGTCGACCGGCACGCGATCGGCCACCGAGAAGAAGATGTCGGCCATCTTGTCGTTCACGTTCTGCTGCGACCAGTTGGCGCCGATGGTGACCTGGTGAGTCAGGCCGAAGGCCTCGAAGCTGCCGTCGACGTGGCTGTCCACGCTCTTGCTGGTCACGTCGAGTTCGCGGAACTGCACGCCGCGGAAGGTCGAGCCGGCCTGCGTCACCGGGTTGATCGCGCCGCGGGCGTAGGCCAGGTCCTGCTCGAAGCCCCCGTCGGAATAGGTGAAGGAGGTGGTGCTGGTCCAGTCGTCGTTGAAGCGGTGGTCGAGTTCGACGAAGGCTTCGTTCATCTCCGTTTCATGGCGGTTCCAATCCTGCACCAGGGCGGTGGAGCGGGAGATGTCGAGGGACTGGCCGTTGCTGTAGCGCGGCAGGCCGAAGATCGAATAGCCGTCGATCCGGCCGGTCTGCCGGCGCAGGCTGAAGGTCAGCGTGGTGTCGTCGCTGAGGTCGCCTTCGACGATGCCGTAGAGCAGCGGGGTTTTCGATTTCTTCTGGTCGAGGTACGAGCCCTTGTCCTCGTAGGCGGCGACGAAGCGCCCGCGCAGGGTGCCGGCGTCGTTGAGCTTGCGGCTGCCATCCAGGTCCAGGCGATAGTTGTCCCAGGAGCCGACGCGGGTGCTGACCGAGAACTTCGGCTCGGCGGTGGGGCGCTTGCGCACCAGGTTGACTGCGCCGCCCGGATCGCCGGCGCCGACCAGCAGCCCCGCGGCCCCGCGTAGCACTTCGACACGGTCGTAGATCGCCATGTCCGGCGGCAGCCAGCCGGTCACTGTGTAGGCCTGCCCGGGCACGCCATCCATCAGGTAGCTTTCCTCGCCGAGCACGAAGCCGCGCGACTGGAACACGTGGGCGCCGTAGTTGCGCTGGCTGAAGGTGATGCCCGGAGTCTTGGCCATCACCTGCTCGAGGCTGGTGAGGTTCTTGTCGTCCATCACCTGGCGGGTCATCACGCTGACCGATTGCGGGGTTTCGCGAATGGATTGCGCGGTCTTGCCGATGGTCACGGCACCGGTGGTGTAGGAGCCCGTGCCTTCGGTGGTGCTGCCCAGGCCGGTGGCGTTGACGCTGGTGGCGCCGAGTTCGAGGGAGTCGCCGCTGTCGACCGCCACCTCCAGTGCGTAGTTGCCTTGGGCGTTGATGGCGCGCAGGCCGGTGCCGCTGAGCACGCGGCTGAAGCCTTCATCCACGGCGAAGCTGCCGTTGAGCCCGGCGCTGTGCTTGCCGGCGGTCAGGCGCGAGTCTGCCGAGAGCAGGATGCCGGCTTCGCTGGCGAAGCGGTTGAGCACCTGGTCGAGGTTTCCGGCGGGGATGGCGTAGCTGCGCACCTGTTCGCTGGCGGCAGGCGCGGCTTGGGCCTGCGGAGCGATCAGCAGCGGGCTGGCGGCCAGCAGGCCGGTGAACAGCGCGCGGCGAATGGAAAGGTGGAGCCGGGTACGGTGCGAAGTGGGCAGGTACGGCATTCTGGATGATCCTCTTGAGAATGCTTCTTGATTGATTTCAAGGGGTATCCCGAACGAGTCGGCAAAACCGACAAGGCCAGAGTGAAGTTTTTTGCGGGTGGCTTCTGGGCTGCTGTGGGCGTGGGTTGTCAGGTGCAGGTGTACAGCCGGTTGTTGATCGTTGTTGATCGTTCCCACGCTCTGCGTGGGAACGCATGCTGAGGACGCTCTGCGTCCGTAAGGTCCAGCGCTGGAGGATGGTCTGCGGCGCGGAGCGCTACGGGCGGCATTCCCACGCGGAGCGTGGGAACGATCAACGTAGCCATCACGCACGTCCGGATGGCTAAAAACGATGGATAGTCGCGCGCGCCGCCAGCCCTCCTACGCAAGGCGTGCGCGCGGGCCGACCGTGACCCAGTAGCGGGTCAGGCTGTGGACATCCACGGGCAGCGATTGCTGCAGGGCGGTCAGTACGCGGTCGGTGTCGGCCAGCGGAAACACCCCGGTCAGCGGCAGCTCGGCCACGGCCGGGTCGCAGCGCAGCACGCCAGGGCGGTGCCGCGCCAGCTCGGCGAGAAAGCGTCCCAGCGGCATGCGCTCGGCCACCAGGCGACCGTCGTTCCAGGCGATGGCGTTGGGGTCCGCGCGGCCGATTTTGCCCAGGCGCACGGCGGAGAACCAGCGTTGCTGCCCGGCCTGCAGGCGCGTGACGGGCGCGTGCCGCGGACGCAGTTCCAGCTCGCCCGCGAACAGGTCGACGCGGCTGCCGCCGTCGACCTGGTACACCGAGAAGCGCGTGCCCAGCGCCTGGATTTCACCGGCAGCGGTCTCGACGATCAGCGGCCGCCGGGCCGGGTCCTCCGCGCTGTCGAGCAGCAGCTCGCCATCGAGCAGGCGGATACGCCGCTCGTGGGCGCTGTAGCGGATGTCCACCGCGCTGGCGCTGTTCAGGCTCAGGCGGCTGCCATCCGTCAGGGTGTACTGCTGACGCTCGCCGGTACCGCTGCGCAGGTCGGCCAGCGCCTCGCGCCAGGGCAGCTGCGACTGCGCCAGGTAGCCCGTGCCGCCGATCAGCAGCAGGCTGCCGAGCAGCTTGAGCGTCTGCCGCCGTCGTGCGTCCGGCATGTCGCGCAGCACACGGCGGGCGGTGTCTGTCGGCACCGCGCCGAGGGTGCCCTGCAGGCGTTCCAGGCGTTGCCAGGCGCGGCTGTGCTCGGGGTTGGCCGCCTGCCATTCGGCGAAGCGGCGCTGCTGTTCGCCATTCAGCTCGCCGCCCCAGTGCAGCATCAGCCAGTGGCTGGCCTGCTCGACGATGGCGGGGGCAATTGGGGCGTCGGCGTGGTTCATTCGGCGTACAGCACCTGGTAGCAGGCGGTGATCGCGCGCTGCATGTACTTCTGCACCGAGCTGACGCTGACTTGCAGGCGCTCGGCGATCTGCGGGTAGGTCAGGCCCTCGAACTGCGACAGGAGGAAGGCCTCGCGCACCTTGGCCGGCATGGCGTCGAGCATGGCGTCGATCTGCAGCAGGGTCTCGATGATCATGGCGCGGGTTTCCAGCGAGGGCAGTTCCGGTTCCGGCAGCGCGGCGAAGCTGTCGAGGTAGGCCTGTTCGATGCGCTGGCGGCGCCACTGGTCGATGACCAGGTTGCGCGCGATCTGCGCCAGGTAGAGCCGGCCTTCGCCCAATGCCGGCAGGCGCCGGCTCACCAGCAGACGCAGGAAGGTGTCCTGGGCGATGTCGGCGGCGCGCTCGCGGTCGCCCAGGCGCTTGCGCAGCCAGCCCTGCAGCCAGCCGTGGTGGTCGCGATAGAGATCGTGCAGATCCTGCGGGGGCGGTACGTCGGGGAATGTCGTGGACATTCGCCCCTCCATGAACATGAGACGCAAATAAGAACGTGTCTCAAGTCTACGGGTGTGCGGCGGGATTGGGAATGGTTCGAAGGTAGAGGGCGTTTTGGTTTCGACGCCTTCTCAGCGCCTCGGGAACGGAGAGTAGGGTGGGCTTCAGCCCACCGATGAGATGAGGGAATGGTGGGCTGAAACGGAGCGCCGCCCGGCCCACCCTACGGTCGACCTGAAGCCTCGTGAGCCACGGACGCGGAACGTCCTCAGGTGCGTTCCCACGCAAAGCGTGGGAACGATCAATTGCGGCGTTCGGTGACGGCGGGGCTCAGAACTCGGGCGTGTACTTGACGCTGAACATCAGGTTGCGCGGGTCGCCGAAGTTGTTGCTGCCGTCCACGGCGGCGAAGCCGGGCAGGTAGTAGCGCTTGTCGAAGAGGTTGTTGGCGTTGAGCGCCAGGTCGATCTCCGGGGTCAGTTCGTAGCCCAGGCGCGCGCTCCACACGGTGAAGCCGGGTACGTCGAACTCACGGTCGAAACTGACGGTATGGCTCTGCGACGTGAAGCCGCCACCGACGCTGACGCGGTTCCAATCGCCCGGCAGCTGGTAGTCGGCCCACATGCGCAGCATGTGCTTGGGCGTCCACTGGCTGTAGATGCTGCCCTCGTTTTCCGGATCGTCGATGAACTTGGTGGTGTTGTAGGTGTAACCGGCGAACAGTTGCAGGTCGGTCAGCACTTCACCGCTGATCTCGGCTTCCAGGCCCTGGCTGCGCACCTTGCCGGAGGTCGTCGAGCAGTACCAGCCGTCACAGGCGTAACCCGAGGCTTCGTCAGTCACTGCACGGTTCTTTTGGTCGTAGCGGAACAGCGCCAGCGAGGTGTTGACCCGGCCGTCGAGCAGTTCGCCCTTGAGGCCCACTTCATAGTTGCTGCCGATCACCGGTTCGAGCATCTGCTGCTGCGCGGTGCGCCCGCTCTGCGGTTCGAACACGTCGGTGTAGCTGGCGTAGACCGCCCACTCGCGGGTCAGGTCGTAGACCAGGCCGACGTAGGGGGTGACCTCGCCGGTCTCGCTCATGCTGTCCTTGTAGTCGTCGTCGGGCAGCATGTAGGCGTAGTCGTACCAGCTCACACGGCCGCCGATGACGGCGGTCAGCGGTTCGGCCAGCTTCACCCGCCAGCTGCCGTACAGGCCCTTCTGGCGCACGTCGTAGGCGGCATTGGTGGCGCGGCCGCCTGGCGAGGCGAGGATGTCCGCCAGGGTCGGCTCGGGGCGGTGGTGGTCGATGTCGAAGATATTGCCGCCCGCCACGAAGCGCCGCGCGTAGAAGTCGTTCGAGGTGTACTTGGAGTAGTTGCCGCCGACGGTGATTTCCTGCTCCAGGGACAAGGCCTCGAACGTGCCGTTGAGGTACATGTCCAGGCCGAGCTTTTTCGACTCGAAGTTGGTGATCCAGTCGGCGAAGTTCAGGCCGCTGCCGTCAGCGGCGACATCACCGTGCATGCGCTGGTGGACCGAGTCGTTGTGCTCGTTCATGCGCAGGGCCGAGGCCTTGACGCGCCAGTTGTCGTCGAAGCGGTGTTCGAGGTCGAGGTAGACGGTGGTCTGCTCGATGTCGTTGCGGTTCCAGCTGGCGCCGCTGTAGGTCGAGCGCGAGAAGCCGATGTCGCTGCCGTCCGGGTAACGCGGCAGGCCGCGCACCATCGGCCGCGAGTCGAGGTCGGAGTTGCTCATGCCGATGCCCAGGGTGGTGTCCGGGCTGAGGTCGACGTCCAGCGAGCCGTACAGTGAGGTGGTCTTGCTCCACGCGTAGTCGGTGAAGGAGTGGCTGTCGTCCTGGTCGACCACCATGCGCCCGCGGATGCTGCCGCTGTCGTTCAGCGGGCCGCCGGCATCGGCCTGCAGGCCGTAGCGGTCCCACGAGCCGGCCTTGCCGGTAAGGCTGACGGTCGGCGCCATCTGACCGCGCTTGCGCACCAGGTTGATCGCCCCGCCGGGGCTGCCGGCGCCCTGCAGCAGGCCGGCGGCAC includes:
- a CDS encoding FecR domain-containing protein, with product MKAVLNDAVHWYVRLHDSSANDFTRAQWQTWLAADPQHVQAWARIEQLQQRLGSAPAGLASVTLEQARQQRRSAIKMLVLLAGAGAVGWQGYRVSPLSADYATRVGERRQLTLADGSRLDLNTDTRVDIRFDATQRLIHLRQGEVLIHTGKDARPLSVQTAEGRILALGTRFSVRQEPGLSRVVVSEHAVQVRPQLAPEQVVRVDAGQSLSFAADRCGALQPMAPDAQAWTRGMLVSVDWRLADVVAELARYRPGYLGCAEQVGELRLSGAFNLDDSEAALASLQDALPIQLRRLTRYWVRIEPRQHT
- a CDS encoding sigma-70 family RNA polymerase sigma factor, translated to MSTLYPDTSHAQVDALYRQHHGWLRGWLRQRLNCSADAADLAQDTFIRVLLARTAGSLREPRHYLATIARGLVIDLYRRRSLEQAYLDALAARPELYAPSAETRVLILDSLMAIDRLLDGLGPRTRAIFLAVQLDGLSYEKAAERVGVSVSTVRKHLARALLHCLLLDDA
- a CDS encoding TonB-dependent siderophore receptor; this translates as MPYLPTSHRTRLHLSIRRALFTGLLAASPLLIAPQAQAAPAASEQVRSYAIPAGNLDQVLNRFASEAGILLSADSRLTAGKHSAGLNGSFAVDEGFSRVLSGTGLRAINAQGNYALEVAVDSGDSLELGATSVNATGLGSTTEGTGSYTTGAVTIGKTAQSIRETPQSVSVMTRQVMDDKNLTSLEQVMAKTPGITFSQRNYGAHVFQSRGFVLGEESYLMDGVPGQAYTVTGWLPPDMAIYDRVEVLRGAAGLLVGAGDPGGAVNLVRKRPTAEPKFSVSTRVGSWDNYRLDLDGSRKLNDAGTLRGRFVAAYEDKGSYLDQKKSKTPLLYGIVEGDLSDDTTLTFSLRRQTGRIDGYSIFGLPRYSNGQSLDISRSTALVQDWNRHETEMNEAFVELDHRFNDDWTSTTSFTYSDGGFEQDLAYARGAINPVTQAGSTFRGVQFRELDVTSKSVDSHVDGSFEAFGLTHQVTIGANWSQQNVNDKMADIFFSVADRVPVDVFDVNHHAFARPARPAWTSITDLVDERYGLYANTRLHLSEPLSLILGARVSWFDYDFDYKRQVYSNIDDYVTKETGQVTPFAGLIYDIDQNWSWYASYADIFQPQSRYRDVSGAALKPAVGVNYETGIKGELFDKRLNLSAALFYVKQEDVMAEDTANSGLCPDNDEWDTCYINGTVQRSKGVDLEVSGEVLPGLQMLAGYTYNMTRSSSSSGGPVSSDTPKHLARVSTSYTLPGDWNRLTVGAGVSAQSRYENETWDGYTYGAAGRAIWDARVAWKLDQNWQVALVGENLLDRKYYVAADGTDRVNLFGAPRSYMLTLRGDF
- a CDS encoding FecR domain-containing protein, with translation MNHADAPIAPAIVEQASHWLMLHWGGELNGEQQRRFAEWQAANPEHSRAWQRLERLQGTLGAVPTDTARRVLRDMPDARRRQTLKLLGSLLLIGGTGYLAQSQLPWREALADLRSGTGERQQYTLTDGSRLSLNSASAVDIRYSAHERRIRLLDGELLLDSAEDPARRPLIVETAAGEIQALGTRFSVYQVDGGSRVDLFAGELELRPRHAPVTRLQAGQQRWFSAVRLGKIGRADPNAIAWNDGRLVAERMPLGRFLAELARHRPGVLRCDPAVAELPLTGVFPLADTDRVLTALQQSLPVDVHSLTRYWVTVGPRARLA
- a CDS encoding sigma-70 family RNA polymerase sigma factor, which translates into the protein MSTTFPDVPPPQDLHDLYRDHHGWLQGWLRKRLGDRERAADIAQDTFLRLLVSRRLPALGEGRLYLAQIARNLVIDQWRRQRIEQAYLDSFAALPEPELPSLETRAMIIETLLQIDAMLDAMPAKVREAFLLSQFEGLTYPQIAERLQVSVSSVQKYMQRAITACYQVLYAE